A part of Limihaloglobus sulfuriphilus genomic DNA contains:
- the lysA gene encoding diaminopimelate decarboxylase — MDGFKYKDGRLYAEDISIQSIIDKVGTPAYIYCKNTFLDHLKKIQQAYSEIDTTICYSVKACGNINILRHLAQMGSGFDIVSGGELFRVQQAGGDMSKVVYAGVGKTDAEIKNALDARIGYFNIESEAELENLIKIAKEKNTTAKAALRVNPDVDPKTHTFITTGKKESKFGVDIERAQKVFADYADNGSVKLCALHVHLGSGGNTIDPYVEALEKTANLVEKLRENGHTIEAVDLGGGYGADYETGYSPSAKEYAVGIVPIIKKLDVKLILEPGKSIAANAGILATQVQYIKKGGTKEFAIVDAGMNDLLRPPLYDAFHFIWPAKVEKNFVPEKRTKDLDISGCTKYDVVGPICEGSDFFAKNRLLPPLKRGDLLCIFTAGAYGHTMGSNYNARPMLPEILVDGDKFQVIRRRQTYEDLVAPEQI; from the coding sequence ATGGATGGATTTAAATATAAAGACGGCCGTCTTTACGCAGAAGACATATCAATTCAAAGCATTATAGACAAAGTCGGCACACCGGCATATATTTACTGTAAAAACACATTTCTGGATCACCTCAAGAAAATACAACAAGCTTATTCAGAGATAGATACAACTATATGCTACTCTGTGAAGGCGTGCGGAAATATTAACATTCTAAGGCATCTTGCTCAAATGGGCAGCGGTTTTGATATCGTAAGCGGCGGCGAGCTGTTCCGTGTACAGCAGGCAGGAGGGGATATGTCAAAGGTTGTTTATGCCGGTGTAGGCAAGACCGATGCGGAGATAAAAAACGCCCTGGATGCGAGAATAGGGTATTTCAACATAGAAAGCGAAGCTGAGCTTGAAAATCTCATTAAAATAGCTAAAGAAAAAAACACCACCGCCAAAGCCGCCCTTCGCGTTAATCCTGATGTTGACCCGAAAACTCATACGTTCATAACCACTGGGAAAAAAGAATCGAAGTTTGGCGTTGACATAGAACGGGCACAAAAGGTATTTGCCGATTATGCCGACAACGGCAGTGTAAAGCTCTGCGCCCTTCATGTCCACCTGGGTTCCGGCGGCAATACTATTGATCCGTATGTTGAAGCGCTCGAAAAAACCGCCAACCTCGTTGAAAAACTCCGTGAAAACGGACACACTATTGAAGCCGTAGATCTTGGCGGCGGCTACGGTGCTGATTACGAAACGGGCTACAGCCCTTCTGCCAAAGAATACGCGGTGGGTATAGTGCCAATAATAAAGAAACTGGATGTCAAACTCATACTTGAGCCCGGCAAGAGCATTGCGGCAAACGCCGGAATTCTCGCAACCCAGGTTCAATACATAAAGAAAGGCGGTACCAAGGAATTTGCCATTGTTGATGCCGGCATGAACGACCTGCTCAGGCCCCCCCTTTACGATGCTTTCCACTTCATCTGGCCGGCAAAAGTAGAAAAGAACTTTGTACCCGAAAAAAGAACTAAAGATCTGGATATCAGCGGATGCACAAAATATGACGTTGTAGGCCCTATATGTGAAGGTTCTGACTTTTTTGCGAAGAACCGTTTACTCCCTCCTCTCAAGCGGGGAGATTTGCTATGTATTTTCACTGCGGGTGCTTATGGGCACACCATGGGCAGTAATTATAATGCCAGACCGATGCTGCCGGAGATACTTGTTGACGGAGACAAATTCCAGGTTATTCGCCGCCGGCAAACATATGAAGATTTAGTGGCGCCTGAACAGATCTAA
- a CDS encoding RNA recognition motif domain-containing protein, giving the protein MSLTRIIGVVIVIMYFIACVILGLVMVSGEQGQVSREVMCWFLFVNGIYGSFLMLFILRIISVTDKSQKRPRNKNRSPKPAGGKTPQKGGKSVSRIPEKGPVNIYTGNLGLTVLEQDLRDLFGAFGQVNSVRIISDKNTGESKGYGFVEMAKPEDAQQAINSLNGKDLKGQDIKVSVSKPKRKGGGRKYKKD; this is encoded by the coding sequence ATGTCGCTAACAAGAATAATTGGAGTTGTCATAGTAATAATGTATTTTATTGCCTGTGTTATCCTCGGCCTGGTTATGGTCAGCGGAGAACAGGGGCAGGTAAGCCGTGAGGTAATGTGCTGGTTTCTGTTTGTAAACGGCATTTACGGCTCGTTTTTGATGCTTTTTATACTGAGAATTATCTCTGTAACAGATAAATCTCAAAAACGGCCCCGTAATAAAAACCGAAGCCCAAAACCTGCCGGCGGTAAAACTCCGCAAAAAGGCGGTAAAAGCGTTTCACGCATTCCCGAAAAAGGCCCAGTAAACATATACACAGGAAACCTGGGGTTAACTGTCCTTGAACAGGATCTGAGAGACCTTTTTGGCGCTTTTGGCCAGGTTAACTCAGTTCGGATAATTTCAGATAAAAACACTGGTGAATCAAAAGGTTACGGCTTTGTGGAAATGGCCAAACCCGAAGATGCCCAGCAGGCAATAAACTCCCTTAACGGAAAAGATCTTAAGGGCCAGGATATTAAAGTTTCTGTTTCCAAACCAAAGCGCAAAGGCGGCGGCAGGAAATACAAGAAAGATTGA
- the rd gene encoding rubredoxin, with amino-acid sequence MQKYKCLLCGWIYDPAVGDPDNGVEPGTAFEDIPDDWVCPECGAGKEDFESI; translated from the coding sequence ATGCAAAAGTACAAATGTTTATTATGCGGCTGGATTTACGATCCTGCAGTTGGCGACCCTGATAACGGTGTAGAACCGGGGACAGCTTTTGAGGACATCCCAGATGATTGGGTATGCCCTGAATGCGGAGCGGGTAAAGAAGACTTCGAATCTATTTAA
- a CDS encoding ferritin family protein, whose protein sequence is MIKKLSFEELFTIARSMEKDGYDFYTQASGKTSDAQLSECFARLANWESRHIDVINAIEADCAAMEQTQVRDPMSEVSAYIHAVVKGSIFDLDKSANEQVEKISTERELFSYACELEKKSILFYTGLRMSLPQKAGDIVEKLIKEETKHLTFLNEKLSKLA, encoded by the coding sequence ATGATTAAGAAGCTAAGCTTTGAAGAACTCTTTACCATTGCAAGAAGCATGGAAAAAGACGGATATGATTTTTATACTCAAGCAAGCGGCAAAACCAGTGATGCTCAGCTTTCTGAGTGCTTCGCAAGGCTGGCCAACTGGGAATCCAGACACATTGACGTTATAAATGCCATTGAGGCCGACTGTGCCGCAATGGAGCAGACCCAAGTCAGGGATCCTATGTCAGAAGTGTCTGCGTACATTCATGCTGTTGTCAAAGGAAGCATTTTTGACCTTGATAAATCAGCTAATGAACAGGTTGAGAAAATCTCTACTGAAAGAGAACTTTTCAGCTATGCGTGCGAACTTGAGAAAAAATCTATTCTTTTTTATACGGGATTACGTATGAGCCTCCCGCAAAAGGCAGGCGATATTGTAGAAAAACTGATTAAAGAAGAAACAAAGCATCTTACTTTTTTAAATGAAAAATTATCGAAATTAGCATAA
- a CDS encoding ferritin: MLSEKMQDAINEQINAELFSAYLYLSMSAWLADNGMPGGANWMKVQAMEEFTHADKFFNYVLERGGKIKLGAINAPQASWESASDVYNGVLEHEQKVTGLINSLMDVAVDEKDHAAKIFLQWFVEEQVEEEASAQEVIDKVKLTSANPGAMFMVDKDLGSRVFTPPESEG, encoded by the coding sequence ATGCTCTCAGAAAAAATGCAGGATGCTATCAATGAGCAGATAAATGCTGAGCTTTTCTCGGCGTATCTATATCTTTCCATGTCTGCCTGGCTCGCTGACAACGGAATGCCCGGAGGGGCTAACTGGATGAAAGTCCAGGCTATGGAAGAGTTTACCCATGCGGATAAATTCTTTAATTATGTACTGGAACGAGGCGGCAAGATAAAACTTGGTGCTATCAATGCCCCCCAGGCAAGTTGGGAATCGGCAAGCGATGTTTACAATGGTGTTCTCGAACATGAGCAAAAGGTTACCGGCCTGATCAACAGCTTGATGGACGTCGCAGTCGATGAAAAAGACCATGCGGCTAAGATCTTCCTGCAGTGGTTTGTTGAAGAACAGGTCGAAGAGGAAGCCAGCGCTCAGGAAGTCATTGACAAGGTTAAACTTACATCTGCAAACCCCGGGGCTATGTTTATGGTGGACAAAGATCTTGGCAGCCGCGTTTTTACTCCCCCCGAATCAGAGGGTTAG
- a CDS encoding desulfoferrodoxin, with product MKRLDLYKCMTCGNIVEFYKAEGPELICCGTEMVEMEAKTTDKGNEKHVPVVEKIDGGYKVKVGSVPHPMEEEHYIEWIELITETEAMTAFLKPGKPAEAVFKTDADKVCVREHCNVHGLWKA from the coding sequence ATGAAAAGACTTGATTTGTACAAATGTATGACATGTGGAAACATAGTTGAATTTTATAAAGCCGAAGGTCCGGAATTGATTTGCTGCGGAACCGAAATGGTTGAGATGGAGGCAAAGACAACTGACAAAGGAAATGAGAAACATGTACCAGTCGTAGAGAAAATCGACGGCGGCTACAAGGTTAAAGTCGGTTCGGTGCCGCATCCAATGGAAGAAGAACACTACATCGAATGGATCGAGCTGATTACAGAGACAGAAGCTATGACTGCGTTTCTAAAACCGGGTAAACCTGCTGAAGCGGTTTTCAAGACAGATGCGGACAAGGTGTGTGTACGTGAACACTGTAATGTACACGGACTCTGGAAAGCATAA
- the rbr gene encoding rubrerythrin — MSLKGTKTAENLLKAFAGESQARNRYTYAASVANKEGYKQIAAIFEETADQEKEHAKRLFKFMEGGEVEITASYPYGVIGTTTENLQEAADGENYETETMYPEFAEVAEKEGFKDIAKVFREIAVAEAHHRDRYLSFKKNIDTGTAFKKDKPVKWMCRNCGYIHEGTEAPKVCPACAHPQAHFQIKPENY, encoded by the coding sequence ATGAGTCTTAAAGGCACAAAGACAGCAGAAAATTTGTTGAAAGCATTTGCAGGCGAATCACAGGCGAGAAACCGCTATACCTACGCTGCATCCGTAGCAAACAAAGAGGGTTACAAGCAAATTGCTGCAATTTTTGAAGAGACGGCCGACCAGGAAAAAGAACACGCCAAAAGGCTTTTTAAGTTCATGGAAGGCGGAGAAGTTGAGATAACAGCCTCGTATCCGTATGGAGTTATCGGCACTACAACTGAAAATCTTCAGGAAGCTGCTGACGGTGAAAACTACGAAACAGAAACAATGTACCCTGAATTCGCTGAAGTTGCCGAAAAAGAAGGTTTTAAGGACATCGCAAAGGTGTTCCGTGAGATTGCTGTAGCAGAAGCTCACCACCGTGACCGCTATCTTTCTTTTAAGAAAAACATTGATACTGGAACAGCGTTTAAGAAAGATAAACCCGTAAAGTGGATGTGCCGCAACTGTGGTTATATCCATGAGGGAACCGAGGCTCCAAAAGTATGCCCGGCATGTGCTCATCCGCAGGCGCATTTCCAGATTAAGCCGGAAAACTACTAA
- a CDS encoding Fur family transcriptional regulator gives MQQKNSKKWLMEKCRAKGLKVTPQRLEIHRVLNESGDHPTAEMVYKRVRKKLPGVSADTVNRTLLMLADIGAAYIVEGTGHVRRFDAHTGKHQHLRCVKCGRIIDFHHEPFDMLELPDEISSGFEVTRSTVFFEGVCGQCQSGGIADERSEQ, from the coding sequence ATGCAGCAGAAAAATTCAAAAAAATGGTTGATGGAGAAGTGCCGGGCAAAAGGCCTCAAAGTCACACCTCAACGTTTGGAGATTCACCGTGTTCTGAACGAATCCGGTGATCACCCCACTGCTGAGATGGTCTATAAGAGAGTCCGCAAAAAATTGCCCGGAGTCTCTGCCGACACCGTAAACCGGACGCTGCTTATGCTTGCTGATATTGGAGCCGCCTACATTGTAGAGGGAACGGGCCATGTCAGGCGTTTTGATGCTCACACCGGCAAGCACCAGCACCTGAGATGCGTTAAATGCGGCAGAATAATAGATTTTCACCATGAACCGTTTGATATGCTTGAATTGCCCGATGAGATCAGCAGCGGTTTTGAGGTTACACGAAGCACTGTTTTTTTTGAGGGTGTTTGCGGGCAATGCCAGTCAGGCGGCATTGCTGATGAGCGAAGTGAGCAATAA
- a CDS encoding HAD hydrolase family protein, with the protein MHKRIYISDLDGTLLNNDPALSEYSQRQINHLIESGVEFTIASARNIASLRRLLGNIQFRLPVIEINGAFITDYHSGKHLVVNDITSSLTHEITKTILDIGCMPFICAYDGERDNIYYEQVVNGGMEWFLNDDSEQHTDRIRQIETLEHIHSEQIVCYTVIGPNAIVKELSDAITAKFADLLDCYFFQNIYSPQWYWLTIHDRNARKEIAIKKLIELYGYSPRQLTVFGDQLNDEGMMLLNKIGSETVAVENAAEKIKQIASKTIGVNIHDSVVNYILEQNNISPV; encoded by the coding sequence ATGCACAAACGTATCTATATATCAGACCTTGACGGAACACTGCTGAATAATGACCCTGCTTTGAGTGAGTATTCACAGCGGCAGATCAACCATCTGATTGAATCCGGTGTGGAATTCACTATAGCAAGCGCACGCAATATAGCGTCTCTGCGAAGGCTCTTGGGCAACATTCAATTTCGGCTGCCGGTTATAGAGATAAACGGAGCTTTCATTACCGATTACCATAGCGGTAAACACCTTGTGGTTAATGATATAACCTCTTCCCTGACACATGAGATAACTAAAACAATTCTTGATATCGGCTGTATGCCTTTTATATGCGCCTACGATGGAGAACGTGACAATATTTATTACGAACAGGTAGTAAACGGCGGTATGGAGTGGTTTCTCAATGACGATTCTGAGCAGCATACTGACCGAATACGCCAGATTGAGACACTGGAGCACATTCACAGTGAGCAGATAGTCTGCTATACTGTCATCGGTCCAAATGCGATTGTAAAGGAGCTAAGTGATGCAATAACAGCTAAATTCGCTGATTTACTGGACTGCTACTTCTTCCAGAATATTTATTCCCCTCAATGGTACTGGCTGACTATACATGACAGGAATGCCCGAAAAGAAATCGCCATAAAAAAACTGATCGAGCTTTACGGATACTCGCCGCGTCAGCTTACTGTTTTCGGAGACCAGCTTAACGATGAGGGCATGATGCTTCTTAACAAAATCGGTTCCGAGACGGTCGCTGTAGAAAACGCCGCTGAAAAGATAAAACAGATTGCCAGTAAAACTATCGGTGTTAATATTCATGACAGTGTGGTCAACTACATACTTGAACAGAATAATATTTCTCCCGTATGA
- a CDS encoding potassium channel family protein: MKKFAVIGLGRFGKTLALALSMSGAEVIAIDQNRFEIDNIADQVSHAVRLDSTDEDALTAQNVGKVEVAIVGIGQGSGGFESAVLTVVNLKNMGIKKIYARAENHIAGEVLLKVGATEIIYPEIEVARRLAFKLIAPQIADKLDFAPGFSLARVSAPAEFDGKTLVDLQLRKKYHVNLIAIKRSESNEKDPKPEVINVPRPEDVIYKDDVLMVAGSDEDLAKIPQD; encoded by the coding sequence ATGAAAAAATTCGCAGTAATCGGGCTTGGAAGATTTGGAAAGACCCTGGCGCTGGCACTCTCAATGAGCGGCGCTGAAGTTATAGCAATAGACCAAAACCGCTTTGAAATAGATAATATAGCCGACCAGGTTTCCCATGCCGTCAGGCTCGACAGTACCGACGAAGACGCCCTTACAGCACAGAACGTAGGCAAGGTTGAAGTGGCAATAGTAGGTATCGGCCAGGGCTCGGGCGGTTTTGAATCTGCTGTGCTTACGGTTGTTAATCTAAAAAACATGGGGATAAAAAAGATTTATGCCCGTGCAGAGAACCACATCGCCGGAGAGGTGCTTCTGAAAGTAGGGGCTACCGAAATCATATATCCCGAGATCGAAGTTGCAAGACGGCTCGCATTTAAGCTTATCGCACCTCAGATCGCAGACAAACTCGACTTTGCCCCCGGATTCAGCCTCGCCAGGGTGTCAGCACCGGCAGAATTTGACGGAAAGACACTTGTTGACCTTCAGCTGCGAAAAAAATACCACGTAAATCTGATAGCTATAAAGCGATCTGAAAGTAATGAAAAAGACCCTAAACCCGAAGTGATCAATGTTCCAAGGCCCGAGGATGTAATTTACAAAGATGATGTACTGATGGTTGCCGGTTCCGACGAAGACCTTGCCAAAATACCCCAAGACTAA
- a CDS encoding TrkH family potassium uptake protein produces MKITYKNQRLEKAVISVNTFNSAVIIATFVMLLGFSEPLISVSILHAIQIFCLITMITEKFIRYLNCRSKHEFFRGYWHEIPLLILLVLSVIFIRKFSHAADPVLLMNRAVAVYLIIQVVDKLCRTSVSLAASATSPTLTLILSFLVLIVGGAGFLYLPNSHNCEKLSAVDALFTSTSAVCVTGLIVKDTGVDFSAMGQWVILILIQLGGLGIVIFGAVFSLLLGQAFTLKESVAMQDILNTGTVNKIGRMIAFIFVATIIIESVGVILLLDNWNFDTRTDINGHGALFYSLFHSVSAFCNAGFALYSDSFTGFKNNWQTYLVICPLIVTGGLGFGVLYNITEVLSNRWKLIKHRLFKGKTIIGSIQLRHLNLHSKVVLFSSLFLILLGTAGFMILERYNPQQTGLNYNGQNGQLFLDSFFQSVTTRTAGFNTIDNGAISQPSKMLTIILMCIGGSPGSTAGGMKTVTFMVVILAAAAVISRKNEPEIFHRSIQKDFISRAVMVLVLYIAILFIVTFGLAVTESGSGLDFNNLAFEAASALGTVGLSTGLTASLSTGGKLLLIAAMIIGRLGPMTLVASLAFKIKKSNYNYPSEPITIG; encoded by the coding sequence GTGAAGATTACATATAAGAACCAGCGGCTTGAAAAGGCTGTAATCTCAGTTAATACATTCAATTCTGCGGTTATCATTGCCACATTTGTTATGCTTCTGGGCTTCAGTGAGCCGCTGATAAGTGTTTCGATTCTACATGCAATTCAGATATTCTGCCTTATCACTATGATCACCGAAAAATTCATAAGGTATCTGAACTGCCGCTCGAAACATGAATTTTTTAGAGGCTACTGGCATGAAATACCTCTTTTGATACTTCTGGTCTTGTCTGTTATTTTTATTCGTAAATTTAGCCATGCAGCGGATCCAGTCCTGTTGATGAACAGAGCTGTTGCAGTATATCTGATAATTCAAGTAGTTGATAAGCTCTGCCGCACAAGTGTCAGCTTAGCTGCCAGCGCTACAAGCCCGACACTTACACTTATTTTGAGTTTTTTGGTACTTATTGTCGGCGGTGCTGGATTCCTCTACCTGCCCAACTCTCATAACTGCGAGAAGTTAAGTGCCGTGGATGCCCTATTTACATCCACAAGCGCTGTTTGTGTTACGGGACTTATAGTCAAGGATACCGGCGTTGATTTCTCCGCCATGGGTCAATGGGTGATTCTGATACTGATTCAGCTTGGCGGCCTGGGCATTGTGATATTCGGAGCGGTTTTTTCCCTGCTCCTTGGCCAGGCGTTTACTCTCAAGGAATCCGTTGCCATGCAGGATATCCTCAATACCGGCACGGTCAACAAGATCGGCCGAATGATAGCTTTCATTTTTGTTGCAACAATTATCATAGAGTCAGTTGGTGTGATTCTGCTTCTCGACAACTGGAACTTTGACACTCGAACAGACATAAATGGCCACGGAGCATTGTTTTACAGCCTTTTTCATTCAGTAAGCGCTTTCTGCAACGCCGGTTTTGCTCTATATTCAGACAGTTTTACGGGGTTCAAAAACAACTGGCAGACATACCTTGTGATATGTCCTCTTATAGTCACAGGAGGGCTTGGTTTCGGGGTGCTTTATAACATAACTGAGGTTTTATCAAACAGATGGAAACTCATAAAGCACAGACTCTTCAAGGGTAAAACAATCATCGGCAGCATCCAGCTCAGGCATCTCAATCTTCACTCAAAAGTTGTGCTGTTTTCCAGCCTGTTTCTCATATTGCTCGGAACTGCCGGCTTCATGATACTTGAAAGATACAATCCCCAGCAAACAGGTCTAAATTATAACGGACAGAACGGTCAGCTTTTTCTCGATTCGTTCTTCCAGTCAGTAACAACAAGAACTGCCGGCTTTAACACGATTGACAACGGTGCAATTTCGCAGCCGTCTAAAATGCTTACTATAATTCTTATGTGCATAGGAGGCTCACCGGGCTCAACTGCCGGCGGAATGAAGACGGTAACCTTTATGGTAGTCATTCTCGCCGCGGCAGCTGTCATAAGCCGCAAAAACGAGCCGGAGATATTTCACAGATCAATCCAAAAAGATTTTATCTCAAGGGCTGTAATGGTTTTAGTATTATACATTGCCATACTTTTTATAGTAACATTTGGTCTGGCTGTAACCGAAAGCGGCAGCGGCCTTGATTTTAATAATCTCGCATTTGAGGCCGCATCGGCTCTGGGCACTGTAGGGCTCTCAACCGGACTGACAGCTTCCCTCTCAACTGGCGGGAAATTGCTGTTAATTGCTGCCATGATTATAGGCAGGCTTGGCCCAATGACTCTTGTGGCGTCATTGGCTTTTAAAATAAAAAAATCTAATTATAACTACCCTTCAGAACCGATAACAATAGGTTAA
- a CDS encoding fumarate hydratase: MKQICYNEIRSAVCRACIDSAYLLSKDVREALERSLKSETSPKARGVISQLIHNADIASHKQLPLCQDTGLTVVFVQHGSQVMFKPPDENPVLSIFDAINHGVEDGYSKGYLRKSVVADPLNKRVNTGTNTPAIIHYSITSGSELSISLMLKGGGCENKSMFKMFNPTESPERIIDWISRTVIEAGANACPPFVVGVGIGGDFEQCCMISKRALLRNLKDSNPDRFYADMESIILKRVNSSGVGPLGFGGDTTALGVNIETAPCHIASLPVAVNIECHSHRHKRILL, from the coding sequence ATGAAACAAATATGCTACAATGAAATAAGATCAGCCGTATGCAGGGCGTGCATAGACAGTGCTTATCTCCTGTCAAAAGACGTCAGAGAGGCTCTGGAGCGTTCATTAAAAAGCGAAACCTCGCCAAAGGCACGCGGCGTTATTTCACAGTTAATACATAACGCTGATATTGCTTCGCACAAACAGCTGCCCCTCTGCCAGGATACGGGCCTTACGGTTGTTTTTGTTCAACATGGCAGCCAGGTTATGTTTAAACCGCCGGATGAAAATCCGGTTCTCAGCATTTTTGATGCCATAAATCATGGTGTTGAAGATGGTTACAGCAAAGGTTATCTGCGAAAAAGTGTTGTGGCTGATCCGCTGAATAAGCGGGTAAACACCGGAACAAATACCCCCGCAATCATTCATTACTCAATCACAAGCGGCAGTGAGTTATCGATCAGTCTGATGCTTAAAGGCGGCGGATGTGAAAATAAAAGCATGTTCAAAATGTTTAACCCTACAGAGTCCCCCGAAAGGATAATAGACTGGATAAGCCGAACAGTGATAGAGGCCGGAGCCAATGCCTGCCCCCCCTTCGTTGTCGGCGTTGGGATTGGGGGAGATTTTGAGCAGTGCTGCATGATCAGCAAACGTGCCCTTCTTAGAAATCTGAAAGATAGTAACCCAGACCGATTTTACGCAGACATGGAATCGATTATACTGAAAAGGGTTAATTCTTCAGGCGTTGGGCCGCTCGGCTTTGGCGGTGATACAACTGCACTTGGCGTAAATATTGAAACCGCCCCCTGCCACATTGCCTCGCTGCCGGTTGCCGTTAACATTGAATGCCATTCACACAGGCATAAAAGGATTCTGCTGTGA
- the rpiB gene encoding ribose 5-phosphate isomerase B, translating to MKIIIASDHRGYKAKELIKPLLKQLGHEYVDIGCDKDETIDYPDLAYSAAVSVSQGEADRAILICGTGIGMCITANKVKGIRAALCYDELTAKISRQHNDANILCLSGDLLGDFLIQKITEHWLESEFIAGRHARRVDKIKLIDQGATPKDFRQ from the coding sequence ATGAAAATTATAATTGCCTCAGATCACAGAGGATACAAAGCGAAGGAACTCATAAAACCATTGCTGAAACAGCTTGGCCATGAGTACGTTGACATTGGATGTGACAAAGATGAAACCATCGATTACCCCGATCTGGCTTACTCCGCCGCCGTCAGTGTCTCTCAAGGTGAAGCTGACCGCGCAATACTTATCTGCGGCACAGGTATCGGTATGTGCATAACGGCTAATAAAGTGAAGGGCATCCGTGCGGCTTTGTGTTACGATGAACTGACAGCTAAAATATCCCGCCAGCATAATGATGCTAATATACTCTGTCTTTCAGGCGATCTTCTCGGCGATTTTCTGATTCAGAAAATAACTGAACACTGGCTCGAATCTGAATTCATAGCCGGACGTCACGCCAGACGAGTTGACAAGATCAAGCTCATTGACCAGGGCGCGACTCCAAAGGATTTTCGGCAGTAA